In Lytechinus variegatus isolate NC3 chromosome 12, Lvar_3.0, whole genome shotgun sequence, a single window of DNA contains:
- the LOC121424932 gene encoding uncharacterized protein LOC121424932: MVLRTSIIEGLLFLLVVIYMAKVIVVMTYLDASKEALMGQRDSAEVIRGQEGALHANPKVRSILQDSVKMPEVRIAEPDSAVIRNEEEKKPDIPDVDDQHNLIEEEGAMEKENGNISGDVEDDKDVDEDNDFAGMNAELFSKVLKTQYDHSTKCSEENLFLILLINSKPENLDYRIMIRETWANAPDAETQGVLAMFVLGKPRDRPRLDATIYEENDRYDDIILGDFYEDFRNSSLKVLTGLKWVSSHCSSAKFVFIGDDHIYLNMNRLVKSLRILHVQENDKSMWRGRIRSTSRAIRDKNSLYYVSERLYERSIYPPFCTLDAGFVLSMSAVHELYRDSFDRSIVPFGDVLIGIVADEMKWNVVEDSLFNYRDYESICEFGKVFTLRGMSTPEKIKTVFDKISNETFLRECPDPDLDLVLTGLADNEPYLNTVLQMVHDHPKYCYNDQGQEDKIFILNLVSSLPRHFEARQAIRETWGSQDEILGEKVKTLFVMGLTQRDTEEIQKQVQIEDDTNGDIIQAEFQESFGNLTLKVVMGLKWVTQNCPHATYIYKGDDDMFVNFPNIINYLKKERSSGKAFKKYFMGSVLFRSVRITRKDSKYYVNEKFYSGRYFPPYCSGGGYIISTDVVPPMYEQALKTAFIPIDDAYQGILAKKVGVVPQYNGGFKNWGEKSDTCSLRREELMTIHGFKDPDAMHEVWRNFTDTSVKCGHDRR; this comes from the coding sequence GCGCCCTACATGCCAATCCGAAAGTACGATCCATCCTGCAGGACAGCGTGAAGATGCCTGAAGTCCGCATTGCAGAACCCGACAGTGCAGTCATTCGCaatgaggaagagaagaaaCCGGACATTCCCGATGTGGATGATCAACATAACCTGATTGAAGAGGAGGGTGCCATGGAGAAGGAAAATGGTAATATCTCTGGTGACGTAGAGGACGATAAAGACGTCGATGAAGACAATGACTTTGCAGGGATGAATGCCGAATTGTTTTCAAAGGTTCTGAAAACGCAGTATGATCATTCAACAAAATGTTCCGAAGAGAATTTGTTTCTGATATTGCTGATCAATTCCAAACCTGAGAACTTAGACTACCGGATAATGATCCGGGAAACCTGGGCAAATGCTCCTGACGCTGAGACACAAGGAGTGCTTGCTATGTTTGTTTTAGGAAAACCACGAGATCGACCAAGATTAGATGCTACAATCTATGAAGAAAACGATCGTTATGATGATATCATCTTGGGAGACTTCTATGAGGATTTCAGAAATTCGTCCTTGAAAGTACTTACAGGTTTGAAGTGGGTGTCTTCACATTGCTCCTCGGCGAAATTTGTATTTATAGGAGATGACCATATCTATCTAAACATGAACAGACTGGTCAAGTCTCTGCGAATCCTCCATGTTCAAGAAAACGACAAGAGTATGTGGCGTGGGCGGATTAGAAGTACCTCGAGAGCAATCCGTGACAAAAACAGTCTGTACTATGTATCAGAGCGCCTGTACGAACGATCAATATATCCTCCATTCTGCACCCTTGATGCTGGCTTCGTTCTTTCTATGTCTGCTGTTCATGAGCTCTATCGTGACTCCTTTGATAGATCTATAGTACCATTCGGAGATGTCCTCATAGGAATCGTTgctgatgaaatgaaatggaacgTTGTGGAGGATAGTCTGTTCAACTACAGAGATTATGAAAGCATTTGTGAATTTGGTAAGGTCTTTACTTTGAGAGGGATGTCGACacctgaaaaaataaaaactgtcTTTGACAAGATAAGTAACGAGACGTTTCTGCGTGAATGTCCAGATCCAGACCTTGACCTTGTGTTGACGGGTCTCGCTGATAATGAACCTTACTTAAACACCGTCCTGCAGATGGTTCACGACCACCCAAAATATTGTTACAATGATCAGGGTCAGGAGGACAAAATATTCATCCTTAATTTAGTGAGCTCTCTTCCACGTCATTTTGAAGCCCGGCAGGCGATTCGAGAAACGTGGGGTAGTCAGGATGAGATACTTGGTGAAAAGGTAAAGACTTTGTTTGTGATGGGCCTAACACAGAGGGACACGGAAGAGATTCAGAAGCAGGTTCAGATAGAGGATGACACCAATGGCGACATCATCCAAGCAGAATTCCAGGAGTCCTTCGGGAACCTCACCCTGAAGGTTGTCATGGGGTTGAAGTGGGTTACTCAGAACTGTCCTCACGCCACATACATCTACAAAGGAGACGACGACATGTTCGTCAATTTCCCGAACATCATTAATTATCTGAAAAAGGAGCGAAGCAGTGGCAAAGCCTTTAAAAAGTACTTCATGGGATCGGTGCTTTTCAGGAGTGTCCGCATCACCCGGAAAGACTCCAAGTATTATGTTAATGAGAAGTTCTACAGCGGTCGTTATTTCCCGCCGTACTGTTCGGGTGGTGGGTATATCATATCAACAGACGTAGTGCCCCCCATGTACGAGCAAGCACTGAAGACCGCCTTTATCCCGATCGACGATGCCTACCAAGGCATCTTGGCAAAGAAGGTGGGGGTTGTCCCCCAGTATAATGGAGGATTCAAAAACTGGGGTGAGAAGAGTGACACATGTTCCCTGAGAAGAGAAGAACTGATGACGATTCATGGGTTTAAGGACCCGGACGCCATGCACGAAGTCTGGCGAAACTTCACAGACACTTCCGTGAAGTGTGGGCATGATCGGAGGTGA